The Hymenobacter sp. GOD-10R genome includes a window with the following:
- a CDS encoding DUF3078 domain-containing protein, with amino-acid sequence MRPPSPWKTAFKATFNLNESALSSNWRGGGVNSIGLNAQVNQKANFHRGRNSWDNEADFLYAFVANKDQGYRKSLDRLFLDTKYGCNISTQWNMFASLNLLTQFAPGYKYSTDANGQQRAQRISSAFAPAYITAAYGMEYVAKKWFKIRLSPLASRLTIVGRPERFVGVLGEKPYGVNLDHSTHFEVLAGQVLAELDKGLSSNMNVKARYLLFADYEKLALRRVDHRLDASFTAKVNRYINVALTGILLYDYDQDRAVQYSQGLSLGLIYTRQNPQEKK; translated from the coding sequence ATGAGGCCGCCATCTCCTTGGAAAACCGCCTTTAAAGCAACATTCAATTTGAATGAAAGCGCCCTGTCCTCTAACTGGCGGGGTGGGGGCGTGAACTCCATTGGGCTGAACGCGCAAGTCAATCAGAAAGCCAACTTCCATCGGGGCCGCAATAGCTGGGACAACGAAGCTGATTTTCTCTACGCCTTCGTCGCGAACAAAGACCAGGGCTACCGCAAGAGCCTCGACCGCCTGTTTTTGGATACCAAGTACGGCTGCAACATCAGCACGCAATGGAACATGTTTGCCTCGCTGAACCTGCTCACGCAGTTTGCACCCGGCTATAAGTACAGCACCGACGCCAACGGCCAGCAGCGGGCCCAGCGAATTTCATCGGCTTTCGCGCCGGCCTACATTACGGCCGCTTACGGCATGGAGTACGTGGCCAAAAAGTGGTTTAAGATTCGGCTTTCGCCGCTGGCTTCACGCCTGACCATTGTTGGGCGCCCCGAGCGGTTTGTGGGTGTACTCGGCGAAAAACCCTACGGCGTGAACTTAGACCATTCCACGCATTTCGAAGTGCTGGCTGGGCAAGTATTGGCTGAACTGGATAAGGGCTTGAGCTCCAATATGAACGTGAAGGCCCGCTACCTACTCTTCGCCGACTACGAAAAGCTAGCCCTACGCCGCGTTGACCACCGCCTCGATGCTAGCTTCACGGCCAAAGTCAACCGCTACATCAACGTGGCCCTCACTGGCATCCTGCTCTACGACTACGACCAGGACCGAGCCGTGCAGTATAGCCAGGGCTTGTCGCTGGGTTTGATTTATACTCGTCAGAATCCCCAGGAAAAGAAGTAG
- a CDS encoding M1 family aminopeptidase yields MKKVLAAGVCLFSSFSLWAQAPTGSATPDPALLPYRATATKVNDLVHTKLDVRFDYAKSYLYGKAWVTLKPHAYATDSLRLDAQGMDIKTVALVGSNGSQQPLKYDYNQQHLLIQLGKTVDPGTPYTVYLEYTAKPNELKVKGSAAINDAKGLYFINPDSTVKGKPVQIWTQGESQSNSAWFPTIDRPNQKMTTEISMTVPSKYLTLSNGKMVSQTPAGAGLRTDTWKMEQPHSPYLVMMTVGSFKVTHDTWRNKPIDYYLEPTYAPYAKQIFGNTPEMLEFFSTRLGVEFPWNKYAQIVVRDYVSGAMENTTATLHGDFLQKTPRELIDRQYGNDESVIAHELFHQWFGDYVTTESWSNLTVNESMADFSEGLWAEHKYGQDAADAHKYGYLNQYLGNPENYTKNLVRFHYAEREDMFDAVTYQKGGLILDMLRAYLGDEVFFAGLNQYLKQNAFGNGEAHQMRLAFEAASGKDLNWFYNQWFFNAGQPTVTIDYAWDAARKVQTVTIKQLQPGEPFTLPIAIDLYVKGKVERRNVLLRNATETLEFPVAAKPDLVNVDAQKVLLWQKKDNKPFADYVYQYQHAPRYVDRYEAIAAAKEQQATNAAARNMLVAATADKYYGLRIEALQALDLENKAMQKAVAPALRKQLTTEKETLVQAEILTDLGQLADKRDEALFTSSLKSQSYAVQGAALSGLAAVAPAKALPLAKTFEADNKGKLTAAIAEVYATQGGLEQWPFVRQKFDEAGPQGRFDLLKGFAGMLMRLNDPTAVAEGVDRIKNLGIQFKSYGAADPMINLLEALKSKQSGTAAAQNKQVIERAQQEIQQAK; encoded by the coding sequence ATGAAAAAAGTTCTTGCTGCTGGCGTTTGCCTTTTCAGCTCTTTCAGTCTTTGGGCGCAGGCGCCAACCGGTTCGGCGACGCCCGACCCAGCGCTACTGCCCTACCGTGCAACGGCTACCAAAGTCAATGATTTGGTGCATACCAAGCTCGACGTGCGCTTCGACTACGCCAAAAGCTACCTCTACGGCAAAGCCTGGGTCACGCTAAAGCCCCACGCTTACGCCACCGATTCGCTCCGCTTAGATGCCCAGGGCATGGACATCAAAACGGTGGCATTAGTCGGCAGCAATGGCAGCCAGCAACCGCTGAAGTACGATTATAACCAGCAGCACCTACTCATTCAGCTAGGCAAAACGGTAGACCCGGGCACCCCTTACACCGTGTATCTGGAATACACGGCCAAGCCGAACGAGCTGAAAGTGAAAGGCAGCGCGGCCATCAACGACGCCAAGGGTTTGTACTTCATCAACCCCGACAGCACCGTGAAAGGCAAGCCCGTGCAGATCTGGACGCAGGGTGAGTCGCAGTCGAACTCAGCGTGGTTTCCCACCATCGACAGGCCAAACCAGAAGATGACCACGGAAATCAGCATGACGGTACCGAGCAAGTACCTCACGCTTTCCAACGGCAAAATGGTGTCGCAGACGCCAGCCGGCGCCGGATTGCGCACCGACACCTGGAAGATGGAGCAGCCTCACTCGCCTTACCTGGTCATGATGACGGTGGGCAGCTTCAAGGTAACGCACGACACGTGGCGCAACAAACCCATTGATTATTACCTAGAGCCAACCTACGCCCCCTACGCCAAACAGATCTTTGGCAACACGCCCGAGATGCTGGAATTCTTCTCCACTCGGCTCGGGGTAGAGTTCCCCTGGAATAAGTACGCCCAGATTGTGGTGCGCGACTACGTGAGCGGGGCCATGGAGAACACCACGGCTACCCTGCACGGCGACTTCTTGCAGAAAACACCCCGCGAGCTGATCGACCGGCAGTACGGCAACGACGAGTCGGTGATTGCCCACGAGCTGTTTCACCAGTGGTTTGGCGACTACGTAACCACCGAAAGCTGGAGCAACTTGACGGTGAATGAGTCGATGGCGGATTTCAGCGAAGGCCTGTGGGCCGAGCACAAATACGGCCAGGATGCTGCCGACGCGCACAAGTACGGCTACCTAAACCAGTACCTAGGTAACCCAGAGAACTACACCAAGAACCTGGTCCGCTTCCACTACGCCGAGCGCGAAGACATGTTTGATGCCGTTACCTACCAGAAGGGTGGCCTCATCCTCGACATGCTGCGTGCTTACCTAGGCGACGAGGTGTTCTTTGCGGGCCTGAATCAGTACCTGAAACAAAACGCTTTCGGTAATGGAGAAGCGCACCAGATGCGCCTGGCGTTTGAGGCCGCCTCGGGCAAAGACCTGAACTGGTTCTATAATCAATGGTTCTTCAACGCCGGGCAGCCGACCGTCACCATCGATTACGCCTGGGACGCTGCCCGCAAAGTGCAGACCGTGACCATCAAGCAGCTGCAACCTGGTGAGCCATTTACGTTGCCAATTGCTATTGATTTGTACGTGAAAGGCAAAGTAGAGCGGCGCAATGTGCTGCTCCGCAACGCGACCGAGACGCTGGAGTTCCCCGTAGCGGCCAAACCCGATCTGGTGAACGTGGATGCGCAGAAAGTGCTTCTGTGGCAGAAGAAGGACAACAAGCCTTTCGCTGACTACGTGTACCAGTACCAGCACGCGCCGCGCTATGTAGATCGGTACGAGGCTATTGCCGCCGCCAAGGAACAGCAGGCTACCAATGCCGCCGCGCGCAACATGCTCGTAGCCGCTACCGCCGATAAGTACTATGGCCTTCGCATCGAGGCGCTGCAAGCACTCGACCTCGAGAACAAAGCCATGCAGAAAGCCGTGGCGCCCGCCCTACGCAAACAGCTGACTACGGAGAAAGAAACGCTCGTGCAAGCCGAAATCTTGACCGACCTAGGTCAGCTAGCTGACAAGCGCGACGAGGCCTTGTTCACCAGCAGCCTTAAAAGCCAGTCGTACGCGGTGCAAGGAGCGGCGCTGAGCGGACTGGCGGCCGTGGCACCAGCCAAAGCCCTGCCCCTAGCCAAGACCTTTGAAGCGGACAACAAGGGGAAGCTAACAGCGGCCATTGCCGAGGTGTACGCCACGCAAGGTGGCCTAGAACAGTGGCCTTTCGTGCGCCAAAAATTCGACGAAGCGGGTCCGCAAGGCCGCTTTGACTTGCTCAAAGGCTTTGCTGGCATGCTGATGCGCCTCAATGACCCCACCGCCGTGGCCGAAGGCGTTGACCGCATCAAGAACCTAGGTATTCAGTTCAAAAGCTACGGAGCAGCCGACCCAATGATTAATTTGTTGGAGGCCCTGAAGAGCAAGCAATCGGGAACTGCCGCCGCGCAGAACAAGCAAGTGATTGAGCGCGCTCAGCAGGAGATTCAGCAAGCAAAGTAA
- a CDS encoding transporter, with translation MRKTTTLLTAAVLVMAAPVCTLAQTVDPNVGNTDTPFIQNIRPDRPGQTVTTNMLHPRQVQLEAGVLRFDPADASWGARRTVSNASLRVGFFNHIELRASQGYLHPLPGTSSFREGSPSPAIAGFTPLTVGAKFLASTNQDARSQVVLLTEMTLRTGDASFLHKSYEPAVRLLVSQQLGARYGLEANIGFRQRGFQAADTKLGQYVGTLALNGPLGGNFGFFAEGYATWQRSTRFLPGLTSGLYWRLLPGLRLDVTAGQQFGNLGAGFTLGGGLSVRLPK, from the coding sequence ATGCGCAAAACGACCACTCTGCTGACCGCTGCCGTTCTTGTAATGGCGGCCCCGGTTTGCACCCTGGCCCAAACGGTAGACCCCAACGTTGGGAACACCGACACACCTTTCATCCAAAACATTCGGCCCGACCGTCCTGGCCAGACGGTTACCACCAACATGCTGCACCCGAGGCAGGTACAGCTCGAAGCCGGCGTGCTGCGCTTCGATCCAGCTGATGCCAGTTGGGGGGCTCGCCGCACGGTTTCTAACGCTTCATTGCGGGTAGGCTTTTTCAACCACATCGAGCTGCGTGCTAGCCAGGGCTATTTGCACCCGCTGCCGGGTACGTCCTCGTTTCGTGAGGGTAGTCCAAGTCCTGCCATTGCCGGTTTCACGCCGCTCACTGTAGGTGCCAAGTTCCTGGCTTCTACTAACCAAGATGCTCGTTCTCAAGTCGTACTGCTAACGGAAATGACTTTACGGACGGGTGACGCCTCTTTCTTGCACAAAAGCTATGAACCGGCCGTACGCCTGCTAGTGTCACAGCAACTTGGGGCACGCTACGGCTTAGAAGCCAACATTGGCTTTCGACAGCGCGGCTTCCAGGCCGCCGACACCAAGCTAGGTCAGTACGTGGGTACTTTAGCGCTCAACGGCCCACTCGGCGGCAACTTCGGGTTCTTCGCCGAAGGCTATGCTACCTGGCAGCGCAGCACTCGCTTTTTGCCAGGGCTAACGAGCGGTTTGTACTGGCGGCTACTCCCCGGCTTGCGGCTGGATGTAACAGCCGGTCAGCAGTTCGGCAACTTAGGTGCGGGCTTCACCTTAGGCGGTGGCTTGAGTGTGCGATTACCAAAATAA